Proteins from a single region of Xiphophorus maculatus strain JP 163 A chromosome 22, X_maculatus-5.0-male, whole genome shotgun sequence:
- the plek gene encoding pleckstrin isoform X1: protein MEPQEIREGYLVKKGTVLNSWSAVWVVLSEDGLDYYKKKTDHSPKGMIPLKGATLISPCQDFNKRTLVFKITTERKQDHFFQASHVEERELWVKDIRRTLSCLKDGKKFARKSTRRSIRLPETVNLAELYALMKDQDDGVKELKLEQDNQVFNHCFTGATVVEWLISKEKARNRPEALMLATGLLTEGFLQPADDLSKEGAEGGENTTFLDQTTALYYFTDSGFFCEGYSSDEDVLLKDEFRGNIIKQGCLLKQGHRRKNWKVRKFILRDDPAYMHYYDPSKGDDPLGSIHLRGAVVTAVEYVPDAKKYDVDGNLFEIITSDETHYFLQAATSEERKEWIKAIQTVSKSGK from the exons ATGGAGCCACAAGAGATCAGAGAGGGATACCTTGTTAAAAAG GGTACAGTGCTGAACTCCTGGAGTGCAGTGTGGGTGGTGTTGTCAGAAGATGGTTTGGATtactataaaaagaaaacagatcacTCACCGAAAGGGATGATCCCACTGAAAGGAGCAACCCTCATCAGTCCCTGTCAAGATTTTAACAAGAGAACG CTGGTCTTCAAGATCACTACAGAGAGGAAACAAGATCACTTCTTTCAAGCCTCGCATGTGGAGGAGAGAGAACTTTGGGTCAAGGACATTAGGAGAACCTTATCCTGCTTGAAAGATGGGAAAAAGTTTGCTAGAAAGTCCACCAGACGCTCCATTCGCCTGCCAGAGACAGTCAATCTTGC TGAGCTGTATGCACTGATGAAAGACCAGGACGACGGAGTGAAGGAGTTAAAACTTGAGCAAGATAATCAAGTTTTCAACCACTGCTTCACTG GTGCGACGGTAGTAGAGTGGCTGATTTCGAAAGAGAAGGCAAGAAATAGGCCGGAGGCACTCATGTTAGCAACGGGGCTTCTGACTGAGGGCTTTCTCCAGCCTGCAGATGACCTGTCAAAGGAGGGGGCAGAAGGCGGAGAAAATACAACCTTCTTAGATCAGACAACAGCTCTCTATTACTTT ACAGACAGTGGGTTCTTCTGTGAAGGCTACTCCAGTGACGAAGATGTTCTGCTGAAGGATGAATTCAGGGGAAACATTATAAAACAAGGCTGCTTGCTCAAACAG GGACACAGAAGAAAGAACTGGAAGGTACGAAAGTTCATACTTCGAGATGACCCCGCTTATATGCACTATTATGATCCTTCAAAG GGCGATGACCCTCTAGGCTCAATACATCTCCGAGGAGCTGTGGTTACAGCTGTAGAGTACGTGCCTGACG CCAAGAAGTATGACGTTGATGGCAACCTCTTTGAGATTATCACTTCAGATGAGACTCACTATTTCCTGCAAGCTGCAACatctgaagaaagaaaggagtGGATCAAAGCAATACAGACGGTGTCAAAAAGTGGAAAGTAA
- the plek gene encoding pleckstrin isoform X2 has translation MIPLKGATLISPCQDFNKRTLVFKITTERKQDHFFQASHVEERELWVKDIRRTLSCLKDGKKFARKSTRRSIRLPETVNLAELYALMKDQDDGVKELKLEQDNQVFNHCFTGATVVEWLISKEKARNRPEALMLATGLLTEGFLQPADDLSKEGAEGGENTTFLDQTTALYYFTDSGFFCEGYSSDEDVLLKDEFRGNIIKQGCLLKQGHRRKNWKVRKFILRDDPAYMHYYDPSKGDDPLGSIHLRGAVVTAVEYVPDAKKYDVDGNLFEIITSDETHYFLQAATSEERKEWIKAIQTVSKSGK, from the exons ATGATCCCACTGAAAGGAGCAACCCTCATCAGTCCCTGTCAAGATTTTAACAAGAGAACG CTGGTCTTCAAGATCACTACAGAGAGGAAACAAGATCACTTCTTTCAAGCCTCGCATGTGGAGGAGAGAGAACTTTGGGTCAAGGACATTAGGAGAACCTTATCCTGCTTGAAAGATGGGAAAAAGTTTGCTAGAAAGTCCACCAGACGCTCCATTCGCCTGCCAGAGACAGTCAATCTTGC TGAGCTGTATGCACTGATGAAAGACCAGGACGACGGAGTGAAGGAGTTAAAACTTGAGCAAGATAATCAAGTTTTCAACCACTGCTTCACTG GTGCGACGGTAGTAGAGTGGCTGATTTCGAAAGAGAAGGCAAGAAATAGGCCGGAGGCACTCATGTTAGCAACGGGGCTTCTGACTGAGGGCTTTCTCCAGCCTGCAGATGACCTGTCAAAGGAGGGGGCAGAAGGCGGAGAAAATACAACCTTCTTAGATCAGACAACAGCTCTCTATTACTTT ACAGACAGTGGGTTCTTCTGTGAAGGCTACTCCAGTGACGAAGATGTTCTGCTGAAGGATGAATTCAGGGGAAACATTATAAAACAAGGCTGCTTGCTCAAACAG GGACACAGAAGAAAGAACTGGAAGGTACGAAAGTTCATACTTCGAGATGACCCCGCTTATATGCACTATTATGATCCTTCAAAG GGCGATGACCCTCTAGGCTCAATACATCTCCGAGGAGCTGTGGTTACAGCTGTAGAGTACGTGCCTGACG CCAAGAAGTATGACGTTGATGGCAACCTCTTTGAGATTATCACTTCAGATGAGACTCACTATTTCCTGCAAGCTGCAACatctgaagaaagaaaggagtGGATCAAAGCAATACAGACGGTGTCAAAAAGTGGAAAGTAA